One Bombus vancouverensis nearcticus chromosome 7, iyBomVanc1_principal, whole genome shotgun sequence DNA window includes the following coding sequences:
- the Smox gene encoding smad on X isoform X4: MPSPGGVGDNGVQGVRGKGLPHVIYCRLWRWPDLQSHHELRAIEHCEYAFTQKRDEVCINPYHYQRIQTPVLPAILVPRHTLAGDESVLYNTSIEELSVSVPENTSFHATLNHQHHNQQSIPQSPQQQQQQQQQQPPNNPYQGMQSMQATSPASVGSLGSVQGSPHPAPGSMDPPADTPPPGYISEDGDNMDHNDNMSLSRLSPSPVDAQPVMYCEPAFWCSISYYELNTRVGETFHASQPSITVDGFTDPSNSERFCLGLLSNVNRNTVVEQTRRHIGKGARLYYIGGEVFAECLSDSSIFVQSPNCNQRYGWHPATVCKIPPGCNLKIFNNQEFAALLSQSVSQGFEAVYQLTRMCTIRMSFVKGWGAAYRRQTVTSTPCWIELHLNGPLQWLDRVLTQMGSPRLPCSSMS, from the exons AT GCCTAGCCCAGGCGGTGTCGGTGACAACGGTGTCCAAGGAGTACGCGGCAAAGGTTTGCCGCACGTGATCTACTGCCGACTTTGGCGCTGGCCAGATTTGCAGTCGCACCACGAACTAAGGGCAATCGAGCATTGCGAGTACGCGTTCACGCAAAAACGGGACGAAGTCTGCATCAACCCGTATCACTATCAACGAATACAAACACCAG TTTTGCCAGCCATTCTCGTACCACGGCATACCTTGGCCGGGGACGAGTCCGTCCTATACAATACTTCCATCGAGGAGCTCAGTGTCAGCGTGCCAGAAAACACGAGCTTCCACGCGACGTTAAATCATCAGCATCATAATCAACAAAGCATACCGCAGTCACcgcaacaacagcagcaacaacaacagcaacaaccaCCGAACAATCCGTATCAAGGAATGCAG AGTATGCAGGCGACAAGTCCGGCTAGCGTTGGGAGCCTAGGAAGTGTTCAGGGTTCACCACATCCAGCGCCTGGGTCCATGGATCCTCCTGCCGATACTCCACCTCCGGGTTATATAAGCGAAGATGGTGATAACATggatcacaacgacaacatgtCCTTATCGCGTTTGTCTCCCAGTCCTGTCGACGCACAACCAGTTATGTATTGCGAACCAGCATTTTG GTGTTCGATAAGTTACTACGAGCTGAATACGAGAGTAGGCGAGACCTTTCATGCGTCGCAACCGAGCATAACGGTGGATGGATTCACCGATCCCAGTAACTCGGAACGTTTCTGTTTGGGTTTACTGTCGAACGTTAATCGTAACACCGTGGTTGAACAGACGAGACGACATATCGGGAAAGGAGCTAGATTATACTACATCGGTGGTGAGGTGTTTGCCGAATGTTTATCGGATTCGAGCATTTTTGTTCAGAGTCCTAATTGTAATCAACGTTATGGTTGGCATCCTGCCACTGTTTGTAAAATACCACCCG GTTGCAATTTGAAGATCTTCAATAACCAAGAATTTGCCGCATTGTTATCGCAATCAGTTTCCCAAGGATTCGAAGCAGTGTACCAGTTGACTCGTATGTGCACGATCAGAATGAGTTTTGTAAAGGGTTGGGGAGCAGCTTATCGTCGGCAAACCGTGACGTCGACTCCTTGTTGGATAGAGTTGCATTTAAACGGTCCATTACAGTGGCTCGATAGGGTACTCACACAGATGGGATCGCCGCGTTTACCCTGTTCCTCAATGTCATAA
- the Smox gene encoding smad on X isoform X2 — protein sequence MYVRFVRLCAKLLFPLVGRVTRLPPSPGGVGDNGVQGVRGKGLPHVIYCRLWRWPDLQSHHELRAIEHCEYAFTQKRDEVCINPYHYQRIQTPVLPAILVPRHTLAGDESVLYNTSIEELSVSVPENTSFHATLNHQHHNQQSIPQSPQQQQQQQQQQPPNNPYQGMQSMQATSPASVGSLGSVQGSPHPAPGSMDPPADTPPPGYISEDGDNMDHNDNMSLSRLSPSPVDAQPVMYCEPAFWCSISYYELNTRVGETFHASQPSITVDGFTDPSNSERFCLGLLSNVNRNTVVEQTRRHIGKGARLYYIGGEVFAECLSDSSIFVQSPNCNQRYGWHPATVCKIPPGCNLKIFNNQEFAALLSQSVSQGFEAVYQLTRMCTIRMSFVKGWGAAYRRQTVTSTPCWIELHLNGPLQWLDRVLTQMGSPRLPCSSMS from the exons ATGTACGTACGATTCGTTCGACTTTGCGCAAAGCTTCTTTTCCCACTGGTCGGTCGCGTGACAAGATTACC GCCTAGCCCAGGCGGTGTCGGTGACAACGGTGTCCAAGGAGTACGCGGCAAAGGTTTGCCGCACGTGATCTACTGCCGACTTTGGCGCTGGCCAGATTTGCAGTCGCACCACGAACTAAGGGCAATCGAGCATTGCGAGTACGCGTTCACGCAAAAACGGGACGAAGTCTGCATCAACCCGTATCACTATCAACGAATACAAACACCAG TTTTGCCAGCCATTCTCGTACCACGGCATACCTTGGCCGGGGACGAGTCCGTCCTATACAATACTTCCATCGAGGAGCTCAGTGTCAGCGTGCCAGAAAACACGAGCTTCCACGCGACGTTAAATCATCAGCATCATAATCAACAAAGCATACCGCAGTCACcgcaacaacagcagcaacaacaacagcaacaaccaCCGAACAATCCGTATCAAGGAATGCAG AGTATGCAGGCGACAAGTCCGGCTAGCGTTGGGAGCCTAGGAAGTGTTCAGGGTTCACCACATCCAGCGCCTGGGTCCATGGATCCTCCTGCCGATACTCCACCTCCGGGTTATATAAGCGAAGATGGTGATAACATggatcacaacgacaacatgtCCTTATCGCGTTTGTCTCCCAGTCCTGTCGACGCACAACCAGTTATGTATTGCGAACCAGCATTTTG GTGTTCGATAAGTTACTACGAGCTGAATACGAGAGTAGGCGAGACCTTTCATGCGTCGCAACCGAGCATAACGGTGGATGGATTCACCGATCCCAGTAACTCGGAACGTTTCTGTTTGGGTTTACTGTCGAACGTTAATCGTAACACCGTGGTTGAACAGACGAGACGACATATCGGGAAAGGAGCTAGATTATACTACATCGGTGGTGAGGTGTTTGCCGAATGTTTATCGGATTCGAGCATTTTTGTTCAGAGTCCTAATTGTAATCAACGTTATGGTTGGCATCCTGCCACTGTTTGTAAAATACCACCCG GTTGCAATTTGAAGATCTTCAATAACCAAGAATTTGCCGCATTGTTATCGCAATCAGTTTCCCAAGGATTCGAAGCAGTGTACCAGTTGACTCGTATGTGCACGATCAGAATGAGTTTTGTAAAGGGTTGGGGAGCAGCTTATCGTCGGCAAACCGTGACGTCGACTCCTTGTTGGATAGAGTTGCATTTAAACGGTCCATTACAGTGGCTCGATAGGGTACTCACACAGATGGGATCGCCGCGTTTACCCTGTTCCTCAATGTCATAA
- the Smox gene encoding smad on X isoform X3 has protein sequence MQSIHGRAILLSKRPSPGGVGDNGVQGVRGKGLPHVIYCRLWRWPDLQSHHELRAIEHCEYAFTQKRDEVCINPYHYQRIQTPVLPAILVPRHTLAGDESVLYNTSIEELSVSVPENTSFHATLNHQHHNQQSIPQSPQQQQQQQQQQPPNNPYQGMQSMQATSPASVGSLGSVQGSPHPAPGSMDPPADTPPPGYISEDGDNMDHNDNMSLSRLSPSPVDAQPVMYCEPAFWCSISYYELNTRVGETFHASQPSITVDGFTDPSNSERFCLGLLSNVNRNTVVEQTRRHIGKGARLYYIGGEVFAECLSDSSIFVQSPNCNQRYGWHPATVCKIPPGCNLKIFNNQEFAALLSQSVSQGFEAVYQLTRMCTIRMSFVKGWGAAYRRQTVTSTPCWIELHLNGPLQWLDRVLTQMGSPRLPCSSMS, from the exons GCCTAGCCCAGGCGGTGTCGGTGACAACGGTGTCCAAGGAGTACGCGGCAAAGGTTTGCCGCACGTGATCTACTGCCGACTTTGGCGCTGGCCAGATTTGCAGTCGCACCACGAACTAAGGGCAATCGAGCATTGCGAGTACGCGTTCACGCAAAAACGGGACGAAGTCTGCATCAACCCGTATCACTATCAACGAATACAAACACCAG TTTTGCCAGCCATTCTCGTACCACGGCATACCTTGGCCGGGGACGAGTCCGTCCTATACAATACTTCCATCGAGGAGCTCAGTGTCAGCGTGCCAGAAAACACGAGCTTCCACGCGACGTTAAATCATCAGCATCATAATCAACAAAGCATACCGCAGTCACcgcaacaacagcagcaacaacaacagcaacaaccaCCGAACAATCCGTATCAAGGAATGCAG AGTATGCAGGCGACAAGTCCGGCTAGCGTTGGGAGCCTAGGAAGTGTTCAGGGTTCACCACATCCAGCGCCTGGGTCCATGGATCCTCCTGCCGATACTCCACCTCCGGGTTATATAAGCGAAGATGGTGATAACATggatcacaacgacaacatgtCCTTATCGCGTTTGTCTCCCAGTCCTGTCGACGCACAACCAGTTATGTATTGCGAACCAGCATTTTG GTGTTCGATAAGTTACTACGAGCTGAATACGAGAGTAGGCGAGACCTTTCATGCGTCGCAACCGAGCATAACGGTGGATGGATTCACCGATCCCAGTAACTCGGAACGTTTCTGTTTGGGTTTACTGTCGAACGTTAATCGTAACACCGTGGTTGAACAGACGAGACGACATATCGGGAAAGGAGCTAGATTATACTACATCGGTGGTGAGGTGTTTGCCGAATGTTTATCGGATTCGAGCATTTTTGTTCAGAGTCCTAATTGTAATCAACGTTATGGTTGGCATCCTGCCACTGTTTGTAAAATACCACCCG GTTGCAATTTGAAGATCTTCAATAACCAAGAATTTGCCGCATTGTTATCGCAATCAGTTTCCCAAGGATTCGAAGCAGTGTACCAGTTGACTCGTATGTGCACGATCAGAATGAGTTTTGTAAAGGGTTGGGGAGCAGCTTATCGTCGGCAAACCGTGACGTCGACTCCTTGTTGGATAGAGTTGCATTTAAACGGTCCATTACAGTGGCTCGATAGGGTACTCACACAGATGGGATCGCCGCGTTTACCCTGTTCCTCAATGTCATAA